From a single Planctellipticum variicoloris genomic region:
- a CDS encoding FG-GAP repeat domain-containing protein translates to MSGSRKASVSPFVVIVVLLVLIGAGVVAYFVQDRWLAVEPVVVAPGGVGLRDRATSERLVEARNLSLAYLENKDFGKAEELLLELDRELPEERFGLRNLAVSQELALQQIAPSNAAELQAQGDKVLATLGRLGEREADSGVAELLRSRVLRKLGRLPEALAAAQTAADREPTQADYWYEIGMVAEEQGDTAARTEALRKAYELAPDNLFLMKDWLPLLARNQDASIIDAIVGYREGLKPFAETIKAHSRIDVLQFLADAETAAKVGNWPGVTGKVGGVSNVVKREAVAQADRLRLNRHSLEFVVLDFSPETLATLEIAPQAEEPIPVSFEAWSLTAPSLSGVRDLVSLDWNLDGRTDLAVLSERKLSILTPVDGAWTGLASLDLPRAYAGLLAADLDDDVELPAAGEPPLPPGRCHQADPDFVLYGPEGLLFVESFKADAMSPRSLRVPAQSAGWEALTGITAAVLIDFDHEGDLDVIAAGDQGVSLWLNLGNRTFEDVSDRSQLPPADFAVTAMTVVDFDRDMDLDLILAGPKPGMLENLRYGRTRFRELPREFEPLQNGTRLFATELDGNGSWDLVATSISGVGAVQTAMSPAGSVTPKSSRTLQQTWSDAIVCDFDNDGLLDCLAVSAAGLMGLRGDATGVWSEKSAVVTAGPTQTTEATRIVVGDWDGDRDQDVVIAGEEGLSTFRNEGGSANHVLEIAIRAQQNKGADPTASGRVNHFGVGSLIEAKSAGRYQSAVVSGQVTRFGLGKLAGADVLRVVWTNGIPRNLVSPKADEFICEEQKLEGSCPYLYTWDGEQFVFHTDLLWAAPIGLKFGETVVAPWREWEYLKIDGERLKPRDGRYEVRITEELWEAAYFDEVKLYAVAHPAGVQIHTNEKVGPPALAERAIHTARHPRLPISASDPAGRDQLPLVRERDDLYAKTWQTKFKQGLTNRHWVELNLGEIGTPKRVLLFLTGWMYPTDTAINVSLSQNPDLPEPQPPSLWAPDGKGDWREVRPSMGFPGGKTKTIVVDVTDALTPGDSRLRIATNMEFYWDEIFFTVDEEPAPYREIELPLISAELRSRGGISATIVHPQFGPDRYDYQRILPGEHWAPVDGCLTRFGDVLELLRERDDRHVIFAAGDEMALSFETLKEPLPEGWVVDFVIYNVGWDKDFNMNTVYGQTVEPLPFQTMTDYAHRNGKERRRDAAYRDYLLRYQTREQARGPFWEQIRDWKRP, encoded by the coding sequence ATGTCCGGTTCTCGCAAAGCCTCCGTGTCGCCGTTCGTAGTGATTGTCGTCCTGCTGGTATTGATCGGCGCAGGAGTCGTCGCGTACTTCGTGCAGGATCGCTGGTTGGCGGTCGAGCCGGTCGTCGTTGCACCGGGCGGGGTCGGGCTGCGAGATCGCGCGACCAGCGAGCGGCTGGTCGAGGCGCGCAATCTGTCGCTGGCCTACCTGGAAAACAAGGATTTCGGCAAGGCGGAAGAGCTGTTGCTGGAGCTCGATCGGGAACTGCCGGAAGAGCGGTTCGGGTTGCGAAATCTGGCGGTCAGCCAGGAGCTGGCGCTGCAGCAGATCGCGCCGAGCAACGCGGCCGAGCTGCAGGCGCAGGGGGACAAGGTTCTGGCGACGCTCGGTCGTCTGGGGGAGCGGGAGGCCGACTCGGGCGTGGCGGAACTGCTGCGATCGCGCGTGCTCCGCAAGCTGGGACGGTTGCCGGAAGCGCTGGCCGCGGCGCAGACGGCCGCGGATCGCGAGCCGACGCAGGCGGATTACTGGTACGAGATCGGGATGGTCGCGGAAGAACAGGGGGATACGGCTGCGCGCACCGAGGCGTTGCGGAAGGCGTATGAGCTGGCTCCGGATAACCTGTTTCTGATGAAGGACTGGCTGCCGCTGCTGGCGCGGAACCAGGACGCATCAATCATCGACGCGATCGTCGGGTACCGCGAAGGGCTGAAGCCGTTTGCAGAGACGATCAAGGCTCACTCGCGGATCGATGTGCTGCAGTTTCTCGCGGACGCCGAGACGGCGGCGAAGGTCGGCAACTGGCCGGGGGTGACCGGCAAGGTGGGGGGCGTATCGAACGTCGTGAAGCGGGAGGCGGTGGCTCAGGCGGATCGGCTGCGGCTGAACCGGCATTCGCTCGAATTTGTGGTGCTGGACTTCTCGCCGGAAACGCTGGCGACGCTGGAGATCGCTCCGCAGGCGGAGGAACCGATTCCGGTGTCGTTTGAGGCCTGGTCGCTGACTGCGCCGAGCCTGTCCGGCGTCCGAGATCTGGTCTCGCTGGACTGGAATCTGGATGGTCGGACGGATCTGGCGGTGCTGTCGGAACGGAAGCTTTCGATCCTGACCCCGGTTGATGGTGCGTGGACGGGGCTGGCGTCGCTGGATCTGCCGCGCGCGTACGCCGGGCTGCTGGCTGCCGATCTGGATGACGACGTCGAATTGCCCGCGGCCGGCGAACCTCCGCTGCCGCCGGGGCGGTGTCATCAGGCCGATCCCGATTTTGTTCTGTATGGCCCCGAGGGGCTGTTGTTCGTCGAAAGTTTCAAGGCGGATGCGATGTCGCCGCGGTCGTTGCGAGTGCCGGCGCAGTCGGCAGGCTGGGAGGCGTTGACGGGGATCACCGCGGCGGTGCTGATCGACTTCGATCACGAAGGGGATCTGGATGTCATCGCTGCCGGGGACCAGGGAGTGTCGCTCTGGCTGAACCTGGGGAATCGGACGTTTGAGGACGTTTCCGACCGGTCGCAGTTGCCGCCGGCGGACTTTGCCGTGACCGCGATGACGGTGGTCGATTTCGATCGGGATATGGATCTGGACCTGATTTTGGCGGGACCGAAGCCGGGGATGCTCGAAAACCTGCGCTACGGGCGGACGCGGTTCCGGGAGCTGCCGCGCGAGTTTGAGCCGCTGCAGAACGGGACGCGGCTGTTTGCGACGGAACTCGACGGGAACGGAAGCTGGGACCTGGTGGCGACGTCGATTTCCGGGGTCGGCGCCGTGCAGACGGCGATGTCGCCGGCGGGATCGGTGACGCCGAAGTCTTCCCGGACACTGCAGCAGACGTGGAGTGATGCGATCGTCTGCGATTTTGACAATGACGGGTTGCTCGACTGTCTGGCGGTTTCGGCCGCCGGGCTGATGGGATTGCGGGGGGATGCCACGGGAGTATGGTCGGAAAAGTCGGCGGTCGTAACAGCCGGCCCGACACAGACGACAGAGGCGACGCGGATTGTCGTGGGAGACTGGGATGGCGACCGCGACCAGGACGTGGTGATCGCAGGCGAGGAGGGGCTGTCGACGTTTCGGAATGAGGGTGGCTCGGCGAATCACGTGCTCGAAATCGCCATTCGCGCTCAGCAGAACAAAGGGGCCGACCCGACGGCGAGCGGGCGGGTCAATCACTTTGGGGTCGGTTCGCTGATTGAGGCGAAGTCGGCGGGTCGGTATCAGTCCGCAGTGGTTTCGGGGCAAGTCACTCGTTTCGGACTGGGAAAGCTCGCCGGGGCGGACGTGCTGCGGGTCGTCTGGACGAACGGGATTCCGCGGAATCTGGTCAGTCCGAAGGCGGATGAGTTCATTTGCGAAGAGCAGAAGCTGGAAGGCTCGTGCCCGTATCTTTACACGTGGGACGGTGAGCAGTTCGTGTTCCACACGGACCTGCTGTGGGCGGCGCCGATCGGGTTGAAGTTTGGCGAGACGGTGGTGGCACCGTGGCGGGAGTGGGAATATCTCAAGATTGATGGCGAGCGTCTGAAGCCGCGCGACGGTCGTTATGAAGTGCGGATTACCGAGGAACTGTGGGAGGCGGCGTACTTTGACGAAGTGAAGCTCTACGCGGTGGCCCATCCAGCCGGCGTGCAGATTCACACCAATGAAAAGGTCGGGCCGCCAGCTCTCGCTGAGCGGGCGATTCATACGGCGCGCCATCCGAGGCTCCCGATTTCCGCCAGCGATCCGGCCGGGCGGGATCAGCTTCCGCTGGTCCGGGAGCGGGACGATCTTTACGCGAAGACGTGGCAGACGAAGTTCAAGCAGGGACTGACGAACCGGCACTGGGTCGAGCTGAACCTGGGGGAGATCGGGACGCCAAAGCGCGTGCTGCTGTTTCTGACGGGGTGGATGTACCCGACGGATACGGCGATCAACGTGTCGCTGTCGCAGAATCCCGATCTGCCGGAACCGCAGCCGCCGTCGCTGTGGGCGCCGGACGGCAAGGGGGACTGGCGCGAGGTTCGCCCTTCCATGGGATTCCCCGGCGGGAAAACGAAGACGATCGTTGTCGACGTCACGGACGCTTTGACGCCGGGCGACTCGCGGCTGCGGATTGCGACGAATATGGAGTTTTACTGGGACGAGATCTTCTTCACGGTGGATGAAGAGCCGGCGCCGTACCGGGAGATCGAGCTGCCGCTGATCTCGGCGGAACTGCGATCGCGAGGGGGGATCTCGGCGACGATCGTGCATCCGCAGTTCGGTCCGGATCGGTACGACTATCAACGGATTCTGCCGGGAGAGCACTGGGCTCCTGTCGACGGCTGCCTGACCCGGTTTGGCGATGTGCTGGAACTGCTGCGGGAGCGGGATGACCGTCACGTGATCTTCGCGGCCGGGGACGAGATGGCGCTGTCGTTCGAGACGCTGAAGGAGCCGCTGCCGGAGGGGTGGGTGGTGGACTTCGTGATTTACAACGTCGGCTGGGACAAAGATTTCAACATGAATACGGTGTACGGTCAGACGGTGGAACCGCTGCCGTTCCAGACGATGACGGACTATGCCCATCGGAACGGGAAGGAACGTCGGCGGGATGCTGCGTATCGGGATTATCTGCTGCGGTATCAGACCCGCGAGCAGGCCCGCGGACCGTTCTGGGAGCAGATTCGCGACTGGAAACGGCCGTAG
- a CDS encoding SUMF1/EgtB/PvdO family nonheme iron enzyme, giving the protein MSTGKLQQKRIEELIRKGKFEAARKDLETLMSFSDASAAEWARTRLTGLREDLDRQRGEIDSVEQLARKLLKKSDYAGAVELLKQIPSELKSPDAFSMLAEAVEKDEEIRLLQQDIEQEIEKQLPEKLPMLVKRFLQLKPGHKAMHALATDLNRYGPERAVRIRQGQQIFLDPAGRIVEPRHIAYAVASIGLLFAVVYAANLRFQTPRGTVVFEVVDAGVVIKVAGEEITLETSSRSYLLNTSDRLTLEAAVDGIAVPSATQEIGIGENETKQLTARLRPDRTLEITIQSHTDAFTVPDKTFQYPPETELAAVASAGPNDMPVAPSALPPGPPPPSLARAPFTATEAERHQAAWAEFLGKPVEYTNSIGMKFRLIPPGEFVMGSTPDDFALALAALPPVDRQRLTKNIESETPQHTVILKSPIYLGIHEVTQRQYQAVTGSNPSSFAPGGAGQQAIGNRNTDDFPVEEINWNDAAQFCSTLSEREQLRPSYVVTGDAATPAEGNGYRLPTEAEWEFACRAGTTTRYWIGDDGKELSRTAWIAANSGGTTHPVGDLRANPFGLFDMHGNVWEWVQDRWDPGLYKASQASGTIDPAVEIPVRNDGMLRGGEFGIEPARCRSSARNGVRCTYRYRSLGFRIALAVSAVPQVRSIATEPAPQ; this is encoded by the coding sequence GTGTCGACAGGGAAACTGCAGCAGAAGCGTATCGAAGAACTGATCCGCAAAGGGAAGTTCGAGGCCGCCCGTAAGGATCTCGAAACGCTGATGTCATTCAGCGATGCGTCGGCGGCCGAATGGGCTCGAACGCGGCTGACCGGCCTGCGGGAAGATCTCGACCGGCAGCGCGGCGAAATCGATTCGGTCGAACAGCTCGCTCGAAAGCTGCTGAAGAAATCGGATTACGCGGGAGCCGTCGAGCTCCTGAAGCAGATCCCCTCCGAATTGAAATCGCCAGACGCTTTCTCAATGCTCGCCGAGGCCGTCGAGAAGGACGAAGAAATCCGGCTCCTGCAGCAGGATATCGAACAGGAGATCGAAAAGCAGCTTCCGGAAAAGTTGCCGATGCTGGTGAAACGCTTCCTGCAGTTGAAGCCGGGCCACAAGGCAATGCACGCCCTGGCCACCGATTTGAACCGATACGGTCCCGAACGGGCCGTCAGGATCCGTCAGGGCCAGCAGATCTTTCTCGATCCGGCCGGGCGAATCGTTGAACCCAGGCACATCGCTTACGCCGTCGCGAGCATCGGCCTGCTGTTCGCCGTCGTCTACGCCGCCAATCTTAGGTTCCAGACTCCGCGGGGAACCGTGGTCTTCGAAGTCGTCGACGCCGGGGTGGTCATCAAGGTCGCCGGCGAAGAGATCACGCTGGAAACGTCGAGCCGCTCATATCTGCTGAACACGTCGGATCGACTCACGCTCGAAGCCGCAGTCGACGGCATCGCAGTCCCCTCCGCGACTCAGGAAATCGGCATCGGCGAGAACGAGACAAAGCAGTTGACCGCCAGACTGCGCCCTGACCGGACACTGGAGATCACGATTCAGTCTCACACCGACGCCTTTACGGTTCCGGACAAGACTTTCCAGTATCCCCCGGAAACCGAACTGGCCGCCGTTGCGTCCGCTGGTCCCAATGATATGCCAGTCGCTCCGTCTGCTCTTCCCCCGGGCCCGCCACCACCGTCGCTGGCCAGAGCCCCCTTTACGGCGACGGAAGCCGAGCGGCACCAGGCCGCCTGGGCGGAATTCTTGGGCAAACCTGTCGAATACACGAACTCGATCGGCATGAAGTTCCGCCTCATCCCGCCGGGCGAGTTCGTCATGGGATCAACCCCCGACGATTTCGCCCTGGCGCTCGCGGCACTCCCGCCAGTCGATCGGCAACGTCTGACGAAGAACATTGAGAGCGAGACGCCGCAGCATACTGTCATCCTCAAATCGCCGATCTATCTCGGCATCCACGAGGTGACTCAGCGGCAGTATCAGGCGGTGACCGGGAGCAATCCGTCGAGTTTCGCACCAGGCGGGGCCGGTCAACAGGCCATTGGCAACCGGAACACCGACGATTTTCCGGTCGAAGAGATCAACTGGAATGACGCCGCACAGTTCTGCTCCACGCTCAGCGAACGAGAACAATTGCGACCGTCCTACGTAGTCACCGGCGACGCCGCAACGCCAGCGGAAGGGAACGGCTATCGCCTGCCGACGGAAGCCGAATGGGAATTCGCCTGCCGGGCAGGAACGACCACCCGCTACTGGATCGGCGACGATGGCAAGGAATTGTCCCGGACCGCCTGGATCGCAGCCAACTCCGGAGGGACGACGCACCCCGTGGGAGACTTGCGGGCCAACCCGTTTGGGCTCTTCGATATGCATGGCAACGTCTGGGAGTGGGTCCAGGATCGCTGGGATCCAGGCTTGTATAAAGCGTCTCAAGCCTCGGGCACGATTGATCCGGCCGT